The following proteins are co-located in the Choristoneura fumiferana chromosome 23, NRCan_CFum_1, whole genome shotgun sequence genome:
- the LOC141440663 gene encoding uncharacterized protein — protein sequence MSDYELKESIAARGRAKASITRLKNSFNKEALLNSELELLLVKRERLITAFNEYDRLSARITALNLEPDKSDNLDEDDVEDTYLHLLSQLDAIANTLRSNKGNPPPDTKPATGPGKIKLPSVVIPTFTVVKQNLAALKNLGEMIDTWDSIIICILSRKLDTMTYRAFQMERDNTIPPTVKEFIDFIEKRALAIENTDCNVQKVQSQRLASYPVATQSHQIAACIYCPATAAPV from the exons ATGTCCGATTACGAATTAAAGGAGAGCATTGCGGCCAGGGGCCGTGCAAAGGCTTCCATAACGCGCctcaaaaattcattcaataaagAGGCCCTCCTTAATTCGGAATTGGAATTACTGTTGGTAAAAAGGGAAAGATTAATTACCGCCTTTAACGAGTATGACCGATTGTCGGCGCGCATAACCGCGCTTAACTTAGAGCCTGACAAGTCCGACAATTTGGACGAGGATGATGTCGAAGACACCTACTTACATCTACTCTCGCAACTCGATGCGATCGCCAACACCTTGCGATCAAATAAAGGTAACCCGCCGCCCGATACAAAACCAGCGACGGGCCccggaaaaattaaattacccaGCGTAGTCATACCAACTTTCACTG TTGTCAAGCAGAACCTAGCTGCTTTAAAAAACCTAGGCGAGATGATCGACACCTGGGACTCCATCATCATATGTATCCTGTCAAGGAAGCTTGACACAATGACATATCGAGCATTTCAGATGGAGCGAGACAATACAATTCCTCCCACGGTAAAAGAGTTCATTGACTTCATTGAGAAGCGTGCATTGGCTATCGAGAACACTGACTGCAATGTCCAAAAGGTGCAATCGCAACGTCTAGCCAGCTATCCTGTAGCTACGCAGAGCCATCAGATCGCCGCCTGCATTTACT GTCCTGCTACCGCAGCCCCAGTTTGA